The following coding sequences lie in one Zingiber officinale cultivar Zhangliang chromosome 2B, Zo_v1.1, whole genome shotgun sequence genomic window:
- the LOC122048344 gene encoding inositol-tetrakisphosphate 1-kinase 1-like, which yields MTLLFRPHGLLGLKPPMVFQEFVNHGGVIFKVYVVGNYVQCVRRKSLPYILPEEHHPFPFVIFSHVSNTPWHNPEDIKYYEHLKAAELPPWSFLEKIAKGLRKATRLHLFNFGIIRDANACNTYFIIDIN from the coding sequence ATGACCCTTCTATTCCGTCCCCATGGCCTTCTTGGGCTTAAACCTCCTATGGTTTTTCAGGAGTTCGTCAATCACGGCGGGGTCATCTTCAAGGTCTATGTCGTAGGAAATTACGTGCAATGCGTGAGAAGGAAGTCCCTCCCATACATACTCCCCGAAGAGCATCACCCCTTCCCCTTCGTCATTTTCTCTCATGTATCCAACACACCCTGGCATAACCCTGAAGACATCAAATATTACGAGCATCTAAAAGCGGCAGAGCTGCCTCCATGGAGCTTTCTGGAGAAGATAGCAAAGGGCTTGCGGAAGGCTACGAGATTGCACCTCTTCAACTTCGGCATTATTAGGGATGCCAATGCCTGCAACACCTACTTCATCATTGACATCAACTAG
- the LOC122048346 gene encoding inositol-tetrakisphosphate 1-kinase 1-like — MEEPPDRRFVVGYALLPEKEQSFIQPSLVGTARDRGVDLVPIDHLRPLVEQGPFDCVVHNLHGDEWNIQIADFAAKNPDVPIVDQPPAIERLDIHYRTAVLQFDSDINVAQIYGIPNQMLIYDSSSDAFSVITHIRSPINANPRASGGGVAFKVYVAGNHVQCVRTNNCLPDVAPEQHTPVVSVACFRVSNSPFHIPEDAEYVKHPEAAEPPPSSFFEKIAMRLRQVTELRLFTFDIIRDAKSRKRYYLIDVNYFPDYSEMPGYEECLTNFFWDMVHQKGESAAASSSFSSED; from the coding sequence ATGGAGGAGCCTCCCGATCGTCGGTTCGTGGTGGGCTACGCGCTCTTGCCCGAGAAGGAGCAGAGCTTCATCCAGCCCTCTCTCGTGGGCACCGCTCGCGACCGCGGCGTCGATCTCGTCCCTATCGACCACTTGCGACCCCTCGTCGAGCAGGGCCCCTTCGACTGCGTTGTCCACAATCTCCACGGCGACGAATGGAATATCCAGATCGCAGATTTCGCCGCCAAGAACCCCGACGTCCCCATCGTCGACCAACCCCCCGCCATCGAGCGCCTTGACATTCACTACCGCACCGCCGTGCTCCAGTTCGATTCCGATATCAATGTGGCACAGATCTACGGGATCCCAAACCAAATGCTGATCTATGACTCCAGCTCTGACGCCTTCTCTGTGATAACCCACATCCGGTCCCCGATCAACGCCAATCCCCGGGCCTCCGGCGGCGGGGTCGCCTTCAAGGTCTATGTGGCAGGAAATCACGTGCAATGCGTGAGAACAAATAACTGCCTCCCGGACGTCGCCCCCGAACAGCATACTCCCGTCGTCTCCGTCGCTTGCTTTCGTGTATCCAACTCACCCTTTCACATCCCTGAAGACGCCGAATATGTCAAGCATCCAGAAGCGGCAGAGCCGCCTCCATCTAGCTTTTTTGAGAAGATAGCAATGAGATTGCGGCAGGTTACGGAATTGCGACTCTTCACGTTCGACATTATAAGGGATGCCAAATCCCGCAAACGCTACTACCTCATCGACGTCAATTACTTCCCCGACTACTCCGAAATGCCTGGTTATGAAGAATGTTTGACCAACTTCTTCTGGGACATGGTTCATCAGAAAGGGGAATCTGCTGCTGCcagttcttccttctcctccgaGGACTGA